TGGTGATCGCCATCGGTCAGGCCCAGGTCATGCTCGGCGGCCAGTCCCGTCCCGAGGCGCTGGAGAACCTCGATGCGATGCCCGAGGTCCTCACCGGTCTGCACACACCGACCCTGCTCATCGGTCTGGCAGCCGTCGTGGTGCTGATCGCCTGGCCGCGTCTGCCCGTGCTGCGGGCCGTGCCCGCGCCGCTGGCCGCCGTCGCCATCGCCACGCTGCTGGCCATGGGCAGTCCCGACGTCGTGACAGTCTCGCTGCCGGACGATCCGCTCGGCGCGATCAGCCTGCCCGCGCTGCCGGACTCCGATCTGCTCGCCGTCGGAGTCGGCGTGCTGACCGTCGCGCTGGTCGCCAGCGTCGAGTCGCTGCTGTCGGCAGTCGCCGTCGACCGAATGCACGACGGCCCTCGTGCCGACCTGAATCGCGAGCTGCTCGCGCAGGGCGCGGCCAACATCGGCTCCGGTTCCCTCGGCGGGCTGCCCATCACCGGCGTGATCGTCCGCAGCTCGACGAACGTCTCCTCTGGTGCCCGCACCCGCGCATCCAGCATCCTGCACGGCGTCTGGGTGGCAGGTGCCGTCCTGTTCCTCGGCGCCCTGCTGGAGATGATCCCGCTGACCGCGCTGGCCGCCGTCCTGATCGTGGTGGGCGTCAAGCTGGTGGACCCGGCCCGGATGCGGCTGCTCTGGCGGCAGCGGGAGTTCCTGCCCTACGCCGTGACCATGGCGGGCGTGGTCTGCTTCGACCTGGTCGTCGGCGTCCTCGCGGGGCTGGCACTGGCCATGGTGCAGACCCTGTGGCGCCTCGCCAGGCACAGCATCCAGGTGGTTCCGCTCGGCGACGACCGCTGGCGAGTCACGGTCGGCGGGTCGCTGGTCTTCCTCGGCGTCAGCTCCCTGACCTCCCGGCTGAACACGGTGCCTGCCGGGCAGGACGTGACCGTCGAGCTGCACCTGGACTGTCTAGACCAGGGCGCCTTCGAGGCGCTGCGTGACTGGCGGGTCGGCTACGAACGGGCGGGGGGCACCGTGCGCGTCGACGAGATCGGCGCCGCCTGGTATCACCGGGCCGTCCGAGGCGGCAGGCCCGCGACGTCGCGGAGTTCGACGGCCCTGGCACCGCACTGGTTCGCTCCCTGGCAGCACTGGCAGCGACATCGTGATCAGCGCACCGACATCGAGTCCGCCATCCCCCGACAGCGCGACGAGGCCGATCCGATGATCCTCGGTGTGCAGGAGTTCGAGCGGCGATCCGCTCCCC
The Actinoalloteichus fjordicus DNA segment above includes these coding regions:
- a CDS encoding SulP family inorganic anion transporter; amino-acid sequence: MNKRSEPRPHGGEHTTVDPPASPPTGRWGELLRHDLPASLVVFLVAVPLSLGIAAATGAPIMAGLIAAVVGGVVAGAFAGAPLQVSGPAAGLVVIVASLIERHGWPVTAAITVGAGLLQLLFGVSKVARLALSLSPAVVHGMLAGIGVVIAIGQAQVMLGGQSRPEALENLDAMPEVLTGLHTPTLLIGLAAVVVLIAWPRLPVLRAVPAPLAAVAIATLLAMGSPDVVTVSLPDDPLGAISLPALPDSDLLAVGVGVLTVALVASVESLLSAVAVDRMHDGPRADLNRELLAQGAANIGSGSLGGLPITGVIVRSSTNVSSGARTRASSILHGVWVAGAVLFLGALLEMIPLTALAAVLIVVGVKLVDPARMRLLWRQREFLPYAVTMAGVVCFDLVVGVLAGLALAMVQTLWRLARHSIQVVPLGDDRWRVTVGGSLVFLGVSSLTSRLNTVPAGQDVTVELHLDCLDQGAFEALRDWRVGYERAGGTVRVDEIGAAWYHRAVRGGRPATSRSSTALAPHWFAPWQHWQRHRDQRTDIESAIPRQRDEADPMILGVQEFERRSAPLLRPLLAELAEHGQRPARLFVCCADSRMVPNVITTSGPGDLFTLRNVGNLVPPSDSLGDSSVGSAVEFAVERLAVTSIVVCGHSHCGAMRSLLEDDMNPSSHLADWLVHAEPSLRRFRSLPPSDAGQDEGAGSAADSVAVINVRQQLTNLMTYPLVREAVLAGRLTLAGMYFDLAEARMYLVDEHDGTLRALSEPLGQV